A window from Thunnus albacares chromosome 19, fThuAlb1.1, whole genome shotgun sequence encodes these proteins:
- the nedd9 gene encoding enhancer of filamentation 1 → MKYKNLMAKALYDNMPESPEELAFRKGDILTVIEQNTGGLEGWWLCSLHGRQGIAPGNRLKLLIGPMFDAQSPTAAAAAAQSPTQSAAYQQKVGSGSQGVYQVPPSLQSPQQQSQQSIYQVPPSQDIYQVPPRSTLAADNTPSKVVTPTRVGQSYTYSPGQHNQQDLYDVPPSRSQGVYDIPPGQMFSAQQGGARNQGVYDVPPSQMDPRTQGIYDIPPSSQGVYSVPPCRTNPALQEGNYDFPQPLKHKQEGIYDVPPPVLTKPTQSPQSHYDFPPSVEPVAHHQHPNTNGNEGIYDVPPPALHSGAGSQSHSDVYDIPRGMQPSQHRTSPADRDGSKGVYDIPAQDARTVGDVTDGVNRLSFSSTGSTRSSMSTSSSSTGSSSEGRLALDLDAAVQRLYRLQQAVEASVGALHSMAASPHWRTFPFMERHANDVRTVLDRVRAALGDFIVFGRGAAANATALSDSSLHSKLRRQLGRLEDSQQILLQIYQVLENCNWALNTLAASAAAKHHNKSDDLDRFVMVSRTVPDDAKQLASTIGSSAELLFRRTHMDGSFSIGSTPDENMIHPLTSPSSDNDNYGGQTKPFPVPSSQDKDNMNSEKCVKSWMEDYDYVHLQGKDDFERQQKELLDKENIIKQSQNQLGQEQINQFKKLEQEVIKPVENDISQWMSHQHSGRTSASPSDSSSALSPSTHVCARDRQLLGFYSEQCEQHFVTLLSAVDAFFSCVSAGQPPRIFVAHSKFVILSAHKLVFIGDTLSRQASAPEVANRVMNSSNVLCDLLKTVVAATKMAALNYPNTAAIQEMVDRVTDLSHHSQQFKEQLLQMANL, encoded by the exons AACCTGATGGCCAAAGCGTTGTACGACAACATGCCGGAGTCCCCGGAGGAGCTGGCCTTCCGGAAAGGGGACATCCTGACCGTCATTGAGCAGAACACAGGCGGCCTGGAGGGCTGGTGGCTCTGCTCTCTGCACGGCCGCCAAGGCATCGCCCCGGGCAACCGCCTGAAGCTGCTGATCGGGCCGATGTTTGACGCCCAGTCGCCAACCgccgctgctgccgccgccCAGTCTCCTACTCAGAGCGCGGCCTACCAGCAGAAGGTTGGCTCGGGGTCACAGGGGGTCTACCAGGTGCCACCGTCCCTGCAGAGTCCACAGCAGCAGAGCCAGCAGAGCATCTATCAGGTTCCTCCATCACAAGACATCTACCAAGTCCCACCGAGGAGCACACTAGCTGCTGATAACACGCCGAGCAAG GTGGTGACCCCGACCAGAGTGGGACAGTCCTACACCTACAGCCCCGGTCAGCACAACCAGCAGGACCTCTATGATGTCCCACCCAGTAGATCACAGGGG GTGTACGATATTCCGCCTGGTCAGATGTTCTCTGCACAGCAAGGCGGTGCCCGAAACCAGGGAGTCTACGACGTACCCCCGTCTCAAATGGACCCCAGGACACAAGGGATTTACGACATACCTCCCTCCTCACAAGGG GTCTACTCGGTGCCTCCCTGCAGGACCAACCCCGCCCTCCAGGAGGGAAACTACGATTTCCCGCAGCCTCTCAAGCACAAACAGGAGGGTATCTATGACGTACCGCCGCCCGTCCTCACCAAACCCACACAGAGCCCCCAATCGCATTATGATTTCCCCCCCAGCGTGGAGCCTGTTGCCCATCACCAACACCCAAACACCAACGGCAATGAAGGCATTTATGACGTACCTCCACCCGCCCTTCACTCAGGAGCAGGGTCTCAGAGTCACAGTGACGTATACGACATCCCCCGGGGCATGCAGCCCTCCCAGCACAGAACCTCGCCCGCTGACAGAGACGGAAGCAAAGGAGTTTACGACATCCCTGCTCAGGATGCTCGCACAGTCGGAGACGTGACAGACGGCGTGAACCGTCTGTCATTCTCCAGCACCGGCAGCACGCGCAGCAGCATGTCCACCTCCTCGTCCTCCACGGGCTCCAGCTCTGAGGGCCGTCTGGCTCTGGATTTGGACGCTGCCGTGCAGAGGTTGTACCGTCTGCAGCAGGCTGTGGAGGCCTCAGTCGGGGCTTTACACTCCATGGCAGCATCCCCTCACTGGAGGACTTTTCCCTTCATGGAGCGCCATGCTAACGATGTGCGCACAGTGCTAGACAGGGTCCGGGCGGCTCTGGGGGACTTCATTGTGTTTGGTAGAGGGGCTGCAGCAAACGCTACAGCGCTATCAGACTCCAGCCTGCACAGCAAGCTGAGAAGGCAGCTTGGACGCCTGGAGGACTCGCAGCAGATCCTTCTGCAGATCTACCAAGTCCTGGAGAACTGCAACTGGGCTCTGAACACTCTGGCCGCCTCCGCCGCCGCCAAGCACCACAACAAGAGCGACGACCTGGACCGTTTCGTCATGGTCTCCAGGACTGTACCGGACGACGCCAAGCAGCTGGCCTCCACGATAGGCAGCAGCGCTGAGCTACTGTTCAGGCGGACGCACATGGACGGGTCTTTCTCTATCGGGAGCACACCTGATGAGAACATGATCCACCCGCTCACCTCCCCCTCCTCAGACAATGACAACTACGGGGGCCAGACCAAGCCCTTCCCCGTGCCCTCCAGCCAAGACAAAGACAATATGAACAGTGAGAAGTGTGTAAAAAGCTGGATGGAGGACTACGATTACGTACATCTACAG GGCAAAGATGACTTCGAACGTCAGCAGAAGGAGCTGTTggacaaagaaaacattatcAAACAGAGTCAAAACCAGCTCGGCCAGGAACAG ATCAATCAGTTCAAGAAGCTGGAACAGGAAGTGATCAAACCCGTGGAGAACGACATCTCACAGTGGATGTCACACCAACACTCAGGTAGAACCTCGGCCTCCCCGTCGGACTCCTCGTCCGCCCTGTCGCCCTCCACTCATGTGTGCGCACGGGACCGCCAGCTGCTCGGCTTCTACTCCGAGCAGTGTGAGCAACACTTTGTCACGCTCCTCAGCGCCGTGGACGCCTTCTTCAGCTGCGTCAGCGCCGGGCAGCCTCCCCGCATCTTTGTGGCGCACAGCAAGTTCGTTATCCTCAGCGCCCACAAACTGGTCTTCATCGGAGACACTCTGTCCAGGCAAGCCTCGGCTCCCGAGGTGGCCAACAGGGTGATGAACTCCAGTAACGTGTTGTGTGACTTGTTAAAGACGGTGGTGGCAGCGACCAAGATGGCTGCCCTGAACTACCCAAACACAGCTGCCATCCAGGAGATGGTGGACAGAGTCACTGATCTCTCGCACCACTCACAGCAGTTCAAAGAACAGTTGCTTCAAATGGCTAATTTGTGA
- the smim13 gene encoding small integral membrane protein 13 yields MWQSVGLTLLVIVATLVCALLFMLFGWYVVWQLFLSKFKFLRELVGDATTPQAETQPSETKSERAPNAPTRNRPRTARQRVAFPESTS; encoded by the exons ATGTGGCAAAGTGTCGGACTCACACTGCTGGTCATTGTGGCCACACTTGTCTGTGCGCTGCTCTTCATGCTGTTCG GTTGGTATGTAGTCTGGCAGCTCTTCTTGTCCAAGTTCAAGTTCCTGCGCGAGCTTGTCGGAGACGCTACCACACCGCAGGCTGAAACTCAACCGTCCGAAACCAAGAGCGAGCGCGCACCTAATGCACCAACACGAAATCGGCCCCGGACTGCACGCCAAAGAGTTGCCTTTCCAGAGAGCACTTCATAG